The following nucleotide sequence is from Paeniglutamicibacter kerguelensis.
CTCGCTGGCCGCAACGCTCAGCTTCCAGCTTGTTGCGGGCGGACGCACGGGCATCGTGGGCCTTGAGGGCGAGGGGGCTTCCTGTGCCGAAACCCCGATCGAGTTGCTCGTCGAGTCCCGGCTCAGCCCGCCGCGCATGATCGTCTTCGGCGCCAACACCTTCGCCGAGGAACTGCTCAAGCTCGCCCCGATGCTGGGCTACCAAAGCACCCTGTGCGATCCCCGCGCCGCGTTCACGCTGCAGCCGCGCTTCAACACCGCCGACGAGATTTCCACCGTGTGGCCGCACGAATACCTGGCGGCCGAGATCGCCGCGGGACGCATCGATTCGCGCACGGTGCTGTGCATCCTGACGCACGACCCCAAGTTCGAGATCCCCCTGCTGACCCTCGCGCTGCGCCAACCCGTTGCCTACATTGGAGCCATGGGTTCACGAAGCAGCCACGAGGCACGCATGCTCGCCTTGCGCGGGGAACGGGTTTCCGAGCAGGAACTTGCCCGGCTGCACTCACCGATCGGGCTTGACCTGCAGGCCGGAACCGCGGCAGAGGTGGCGATCAGCATCGCCGCCGAAATCATCGCCAGCCGCTCCGAGCACGCCACCATGAGTCCGTTGAACACCCGATCCGGGTCCATCCACTCCCGCCCGCAGTCCCGCTCCCGAGCCAAGCCCGCGGCTGCCGGCCAGACCATGACACAGGAGGACCCGGCATGGACATGAACACCATCGAAGCGGTGGTTCCCACGACCGACCCGGACCAATACCGCGACGGGGACGCCTGGCTCGCCGGGGGCACCGTGCTCTTTTCCTACGGATCCCAGACGCTGACCCGGCTGCTGGACATCACCACCGCGGGGTGGAAGGCAATCACGGTGCGCGAGGACGGCATCGAGTTCGCCGCGACCTGCACCATCGCCGAGCTCTACGCCCTGCCCGGGGACCCCGCCCTGCCGGACGGCTGGAAGGCAATGGAGCTGGTTCGGCCCGCCTGCGATGCGTTTGTTGCTTCATTCAAGGTCTGGAACCTTTCGACGATGGGCGGCAACATTGCCACCTCGCTGCCGGCCGGGCCGATCATCTCCCTGTGCTCGGCGCTGGACGCCGTTGCCGAAATCCACGGACCCGCCGGGGCCCTGCGCCGCCAGCCGGTGGCGGAACTTGTCACGGGCAACGGCAGCAACACCCTGGGACCCGGGGAGCTGATCCGCTCGCTGCATGTTCCGGCCCATGCACTGCGGGCCCGCACGGCGTTCCGCCGGCTCTCGCTCTCGAACCTCGGCCGCACGGGGGTGATGGTCA
It contains:
- a CDS encoding FAD binding domain-containing protein, whose product is MDMNTIEAVVPTTDPDQYRDGDAWLAGGTVLFSYGSQTLTRLLDITTAGWKAITVREDGIEFAATCTIAELYALPGDPALPDGWKAMELVRPACDAFVASFKVWNLSTMGGNIATSLPAGPIISLCSALDAVAEIHGPAGALRRQPVAELVTGNGSNTLGPGELIRSLHVPAHALRARTAFRRLSLSNLGRTGVMVIGRVDDDGLFTLTVSGSTKRPVQLRFAAGHHPRPTELLAELKSRIAPEAYHDDIHGRTRWREEMTHRLGLEVLAELLPATRGPIEG
- a CDS encoding XdhC family protein; translated protein: MLNLHSGLDTAMVATGNSFAVATIVGTTGSTPHPIGTSMLIHADGSTTSSLSGGCVEGAVHAAALEALEDGRERREHYGYSPTDAFAVGLTCGGEIDVHIAPFAPDSSMHEVLDLLATFHATDPVALIRRIDIGSTGSVLVPNPAQLGLHDLAELLAPVVGQNASSLAATLSFQLVAGGRTGIVGLEGEGASCAETPIELLVESRLSPPRMIVFGANTFAEELLKLAPMLGYQSTLCDPRAAFTLQPRFNTADEISTVWPHEYLAAEIAAGRIDSRTVLCILTHDPKFEIPLLTLALRQPVAYIGAMGSRSSHEARMLALRGERVSEQELARLHSPIGLDLQAGTAAEVAISIAAEIIASRSEHATMSPLNTRSGSIHSRPQSRSRAKPAAAGQTMTQEDPAWT